From Erigeron canadensis isolate Cc75 chromosome 8, C_canadensis_v1, whole genome shotgun sequence, one genomic window encodes:
- the LOC122611171 gene encoding 5'-3' exoribonuclease 3 isoform X2, translated as MGVPAFYRWLAEKYPMVVVDVIEEEAVEIEGVRIPVDTSKPNPNQIEYDNLYLDMNGIIHPCFHPEDRPSPTSFNEVFQCMFDYIDRLFVMVRPRKLLYMAIDGVAPRAKMNQQRSRRFRAAKDAADAAAEEERLREEFEREGRKLPPKQESQTFDSNVITPGTEFMAVLSVALQYYVHQRLNNDPGWKPIKVILSDANVPGEGEHKIMSYIRLQRNLPGFDPNTRHCLYGLDADLIMLALATHEVHFSILREVVFTPGQQDKCFICGQIGHLAAACEGKAKRKAGEFDEKGEADAVPKKPYQFLNIWTLREYLEYEMRIPNPPSKIDFERIVDDFIFICFFVGNDFLPHMPTLEIREGAINLLLAVYKKEFRSLNGYLTNGSKPDLSKVEQFIQAVGTYEDKIFQKRSRLHQRQAERIKRDKTQAKSQTIRGDDAGPQMEPESLVAVGRFQGSRLASGHTPSPFQAKGANGDSSRPKKLARVSSGSTVGAAIVEAESNLERDNALDNKEELKTKLKGILREKSDAFNSDEPDEDKIKLGVPGWKERYYEEKFCAKTPEELEEIRRDVVLRYTEGLCWVMHYYYEGVCSWQWFYPYHYAPFASDLKDLGELDITFELGSPFKPFNQLMGVFPAASSHALPEHYRKLMMDPSSPIIDFYPTDFEVDMNGKRFAWQGIAKLPFIDEDRLLAEVKKVEHTLTEEEARRNSTMFDFLFVALSHTLSPYIFSLNDRCKQLSAKERVEVKEQIDPLASGGMNGYISLCAGDPCPPIFSSPVEGMDDIMDNQVICAIYRLPEYHNHISRPPAGVKLPKKTVTIDDLQPEPTLWHEDTGRKPWENGRKLAFGCGAQMFPFDQKLRLMMLCYLLLC; from the exons ATGGGTGTACCGGCGTTTTACCGGTGGTTGGCGGAGAAATATCCGATGGTAGTGGTGGATGTAATAGAAGAAGAGGCAGTTGAAATAGAAGGCGTGAGAATACCCGTTGATACATCCAAACCAAACCCTAATCAAATTGAATACGATAATCTTTATCTTGATATGAATGGTATCATTCATCCTTGTTTTCACCCTGAAGACCGG CCTTCTCCAACCTCTTTTAATGAGGTCTTTCAATGTATGTTTGACTACATAGATCGCCTTTTTGTCATGGTGCGACCACGAAAACTACTCTATATGGCAATTG ATGGTGTTGCCCCAAGGGCAAAAATGAACCAGCAGCGATCTAGGCGGTTTAGAGCAGCCAAAGATGCAGCAGATGCG GCAGCTGAGGAGGAGAGGTTGAGGGAGGAGTTTGAGAGGGAAGGCAGAAAGCTTCCTCCTAAACAAGAGTCTCAAACCTTTGACTCTAACGTCATCACCCCAGGGACTGAATTTATGGCAGTTCTCTCAGTTGCTCTGCAATACTATGTTCATCAAAGATTAAACAATGATCCTGGATGGAAACCTATTAAG GTTATCCTCTCTGATGCTAATGTACCTGGTGAAGGGGAACATAAGATTATGTCCTACATTCGTCTTCAAAGGAATCTTCCTGGTTTTGATCCAAATACCAGGCATTGCTTGTATGGTTTg GATGCAGATCTGATCATGTTGGCTTTGGCCACCCATGAAGTTCATTTTTCAATACTTAGAGAG GTGGTATTTACACCTGGACAACAAGACAAGTGTTTTATATGTGGCCAAATAGGTCATTTAGCAGCGGCTTGTGAAGGAAAGGCAAAGAGGAAGGCAGGTGAATTTGATGAAAAAGGAGAAGCAGATGCCGTGCCTAAGAAGCCTTACCAG ttTCTTAACATTTGGACACTTAGGGAGTATTTGGAATATGAAATGAGAATTCCTAATCCTCCCTCCAAGATCGATTTCGAGCGAATAGTTGATGACTTTatcttcatatgtttctttgttGGGAACGACTTTTTACCACATATGCCCACTTTGGAAATTCGTGAG GGTGctataaatttacttttagcCGTTTATAAAAAGGAGTTTAGGTCCCTAAATGGGTATCTAACTAATGGAAGCAag CCAGACCTTAGTAAAGTGGAGCAGTTCATTCAGGCCGTGGGAACCTATGAAGataaaattttccagaaaaGATCTCGCTTGCATCAG AGACAAGCTGAAAGGATAAAACGTGACAAAACTCAAGCAAAATCGCAAACAATAAGAGGAGATGATGCGGGACCACAAATGGAACCTGAATCATTAGTTGCAGTTGGGCGGTTTCAGGGTTCACGTCTTGCTTCTGGTCATACACCTTCACCATTTCAAGCCAAGGGAGCCAATGGTGACTCAAGCCGACCAAAAAAACTTGCACGTGTCTCTTCTGGGTCAACTGTTGGTGCAGCCATCGTTGAAGCTGAGAGCAATCTTGAAAGAGATAAT GCACTTGACAACAAAGAAGAACTGAAGACAAAACTGAAGGGGATACTTCGTGAGAAATCTGATGCTTTTAATTCTGATGAGCCAGATGAGGATAAG ATAAAATTGGGAGTGCCAGGGTGGAAAGAGAGGTATTATGAAGAGAAGTTCTGTGCTAAAACTCCCGAAGAGCTTGAGGAAATACGTAGAGACGTT GTTCTGAGATACACTGAAGGCTTATGTTGGGTGATGCATTATTACTATGAAGGTGTTTGTTCATGGCAGTG GTTCTATCCATATCATTATGCACCATTTGCTTCTGATCTTAAGGATCTTGGAGAACTAGATATCACGTTTGAACTAGGTTCACCATTTAAACCATTTAATCAGCTTATGGGCGTGTTTCCTGCTGCAAG CTCTCATGCTCTTCCTGAGCATTATAGGAAATTGATGATGGATCCAAGTTCACCTATTATCGATTTTTATCCAACAG ATTTTGAAGTTGACATGAATGGCAAGCGTTTTGCATGGCAG GGAATAGCAAAATTGCCTTTCATAGACGAAGATCGTCTTCTTGCAGAAGTGAAAAAAGTAGAACATACTTTAACG GAGGAAGAGGCTCGAAGAAATAGCACaatgtttgattttctttttgtgGCATTATCACACACGTTGTCTCCATACATATTTTCTTTGAATGACCGTTGCAAGCAGTTGTCGGCCAAAGAGCGAGTGGAAGTCAAAGAACAAATTGATCCGCTGGCAAG TGGTGGGATGAATGGCTATATATCCCTTTGTGCTGGAGATCCATGCCCTCCAATATTCAGCTCACCTGTTGAGGGAATGGATGATATCATGGACAATCAAGtcat ATGTGCTATATACCGACTTCCAGaatatcataatcatatatcTAGGCCGCCTGCAGGGGTCAAGCTTCCAAAAAAG